The following proteins are co-located in the Chlorocebus sabaeus isolate Y175 chromosome 21, mChlSab1.0.hap1, whole genome shotgun sequence genome:
- the LOC103226369 gene encoding protein FAM221A isoform X5 — MERLTLPPRGAAAVDEYLEYRRIVGEDDGGKLFTPEEYEEYKRKVLPLRLQNRLFVSWRSPTGMDCKLVGPETLCFCTHRYKQHKTDLETIPQQRPIDLPCRVTGCQCRAYLYVPLNGSQPIRCRCKHFADQHSAVPGFMCNICSKCSGFHSCFTCACGQPAYAHDTVVETKQERLAQGKPVGQDVPYAAMGGLTGFSSLVEGYMRLDDSGIGAPSVAFLESPITAVDNPFLKAFQASSSSSPETLTDGTSSQVSSLRRSEEDDMAFFERQYQERMKMEKAAKWKGKAPLPSATKPS, encoded by the exons aatTGTTGGTGAGGATGATGGAGGGAAACTTTTTACTCCTGAAGAATAtgaagaatacaaaagaaaagttttaccTCTGCGCTTACAAAACAGATTATTTGTGAGCTGGCGGTCACCAACAGGGATGGATTGTAAACTTGTGGGCCCAGAGACACTGTGCTTTTGTACACATAG GTATAAACAACATAAAACTGACTTGGAAACGATTCCTCAGCAGCGCCCCATTGATCTGCCCTGCCGAGTGACTGGCTGCCAGTGCAGGGCTTACCTTTATGTCCCCTTGAATGGCAGCCAGCCCATTCGCTGCAGGTGCAAACACTTTGCTGATCAGCACAGTGCTGTGCCTGGCTTTATGTGCAATATAT GTTCCAAGTGTTCAGGATTCCATAGCTGCTTCACTTGTGCTTGTGGTCAGCCTGCATATGCCCATGACACAGTAGTGGAAACTAAGCAAGAAAGATTGGCTCAGGGAAAACCAGTGGGACAGGATGTTCCTTATGCAGCCATGGGAGGATTGACTGGTTTCAGCTCGCTGGTGGAAGGCTACATGCGGTTAGATGACAGTGGGATTG GTGCACCTTCGGTTGCATTTTTAGAATCTCCCATTACGGCAGTAGACAACCCATTCCTAAAAGCATTTCAAGCATCATCTAGTTCTTCTCCAGAGACATTAACAGATG GTACAAGTAGTCAAGTTTCTTCGTTAAGGAGATCTGAAGAGGATGATATGGCTTTCTTTGAGAGACAATACCAGGAAAGG atgaaaatgGAAAAGGCTGCTAAGTGGAAAGGAAAAGCTCCATTGCCATCAGCTACAAAACCTTCATGA
- the LOC103226369 gene encoding protein FAM221A isoform X4 — translation MERLTLPPRGAAAVDEYLEYRRIVGEDDGGKLFTPEEYEEYKRKVLPLRLQNRLFVSWRSPTGMDCKLVGPETLCFCTHRYKQHKTDLETIPQQRPIDLPCRVTGCQCRAYLYVPLNGSQPIRCRCKHFADQHSAVPGFMCNICSKCSGFHSCFTCACGQPAYAHDTVVETKQERLAQGKPVGQDVPYAAMGGLTGFSSLVEGYMRLDDSGIGAPSVAFLESPITAVDNPFLKAFQASSSSSPETLTDVGTSSQVSSLRRSEEDDMAFFERQYQERMKMEKAAKWKGKAPLPSATKPS, via the exons aatTGTTGGTGAGGATGATGGAGGGAAACTTTTTACTCCTGAAGAATAtgaagaatacaaaagaaaagttttaccTCTGCGCTTACAAAACAGATTATTTGTGAGCTGGCGGTCACCAACAGGGATGGATTGTAAACTTGTGGGCCCAGAGACACTGTGCTTTTGTACACATAG GTATAAACAACATAAAACTGACTTGGAAACGATTCCTCAGCAGCGCCCCATTGATCTGCCCTGCCGAGTGACTGGCTGCCAGTGCAGGGCTTACCTTTATGTCCCCTTGAATGGCAGCCAGCCCATTCGCTGCAGGTGCAAACACTTTGCTGATCAGCACAGTGCTGTGCCTGGCTTTATGTGCAATATAT GTTCCAAGTGTTCAGGATTCCATAGCTGCTTCACTTGTGCTTGTGGTCAGCCTGCATATGCCCATGACACAGTAGTGGAAACTAAGCAAGAAAGATTGGCTCAGGGAAAACCAGTGGGACAGGATGTTCCTTATGCAGCCATGGGAGGATTGACTGGTTTCAGCTCGCTGGTGGAAGGCTACATGCGGTTAGATGACAGTGGGATTG GTGCACCTTCGGTTGCATTTTTAGAATCTCCCATTACGGCAGTAGACAACCCATTCCTAAAAGCATTTCAAGCATCATCTAGTTCTTCTCCAGAGACATTAACAGATG TAGGTACAAGTAGTCAAGTTTCTTCGTTAAGGAGATCTGAAGAGGATGATATGGCTTTCTTTGAGAGACAATACCAGGAAAGG atgaaaatgGAAAAGGCTGCTAAGTGGAAAGGAAAAGCTCCATTGCCATCAGCTACAAAACCTTCATGA